The Thermostichus vulcanus str. 'Rupite' genome includes a window with the following:
- a CDS encoding YcnI family protein has protein sequence MSQLQKGLSLGTKFTLTFGSALLALSPAFAHVTVNPKEAPAGSYAKLTFRVPHGCDGSPTTRLRVQIPEGATSVQPMVHPLWEIETVKKPLETPYESHGRMITETVAEVIWSGGPLPDEFMHEFSISLKLPDRPGETIPIPVVQECEEGISHWIQVAQPGEDPHNLPEPAPLLRLTGGADAHGQGHGHSHGHSHSHSTP, from the coding sequence ATGTCACAGTTGCAAAAGGGTCTGTCCTTGGGAACGAAGTTCACTCTGACGTTCGGTTCGGCTCTTCTAGCCCTTTCCCCCGCTTTTGCCCACGTCACGGTCAATCCCAAGGAGGCACCGGCAGGCAGCTATGCCAAATTAACCTTTCGTGTTCCCCATGGTTGCGATGGATCCCCGACCACCCGCTTGCGGGTCCAGATCCCAGAGGGAGCGACTTCTGTACAGCCGATGGTACATCCTCTCTGGGAAATCGAGACTGTGAAAAAACCACTGGAAACTCCCTACGAGTCTCATGGACGGATGATCACAGAAACCGTTGCTGAGGTGATCTGGAGCGGTGGCCCCCTGCCGGATGAATTTATGCACGAGTTCAGCATCAGCCTCAAGTTACCGGATCGGCCCGGCGAGACCATCCCGATCCCGGTGGTGCAAGAGTGCGAAGAGGGTATCTCTCACTGGATTCAGGTGGCTCAGCCGGGAGAGGATCCCCATAATTTGCCCGAACCCGCTCCTTTGCTAAGGCTGACAGGTGGAGCCGATGCTCATGGGCAGGGTCATGGCCACAGTCACGGACATTCCCACAGCCATTCCACTCCGTGA
- a CDS encoding cation:proton antiporter codes for MQEDFRLILDIVTVLAAASAGGFLASVLRQPVLLGYLLAGILVGPAGLGWIKELVQVETLAQFGVTFLLFSLGVEFSLKELRKVRGIAIGGGILQISLTILITAVLAVVSGWLTPVQGIFLGAVLSLSSTAVVMKSLTETNQMGTPQAQAMLGILIVQDLAVGLMLAVLPALDYPLPELAGSVGKALLEIGLVGLGAVVAGIWLVPSFLRLLAQQESKEVFLLGVISLCVGIALLTDRIGISSEIGAFIAGLMISEVEYADQTLDYVEPLRDVFAALFFAAIGMLIDPSFIASHLLLILTLVGLVMVGKFLIIAPLVRLFRYSLAAAVAVGLGLSQIGEFSFVLASEGQSLGLVSRQTYLLIVSTTALTLLITPFLLKLAPRLFAWLEGIPAVARWLESGERPRAVAPDTPARGHVVVCGYGQVGQDIVRLLESRQHELLVIDQSERVVQQLRSRGIPYLYGNAASALVLEKANLPQARTLVIALPDRISIRLCLKRALELAPQLDVVVRATHKEDIEQLYQLGATEVVHPEFEASLGLCSHVLLELGEPLAIIQQEILAIRNSHYRDLRPLHPSCLIPTPLSWLTQQAALSSSPEAPANSNGSHGSTKPASHLAWWEHWQRPAHYH; via the coding sequence GTGCAGGAAGACTTTCGCCTGATTTTGGACATCGTGACGGTGCTGGCGGCAGCTTCTGCCGGGGGATTTTTGGCCTCGGTGCTGAGACAACCCGTACTGTTGGGCTACTTGTTGGCCGGGATCCTCGTCGGGCCGGCGGGGTTGGGCTGGATTAAAGAACTGGTGCAGGTGGAAACCCTAGCCCAATTTGGGGTGACCTTCTTGCTCTTCAGCTTGGGGGTGGAGTTTTCTCTTAAAGAATTGCGCAAGGTGCGGGGGATCGCCATAGGTGGCGGCATCCTGCAAATTAGCCTCACGATTCTGATCACAGCCGTTCTGGCGGTGGTGAGCGGTTGGTTAACGCCGGTGCAGGGCATTTTTCTGGGGGCGGTGCTCTCTCTCTCTTCCACCGCAGTGGTGATGAAAAGCCTGACGGAAACCAACCAGATGGGCACTCCCCAGGCCCAAGCGATGTTGGGGATCCTGATCGTGCAGGATTTGGCGGTGGGGTTGATGCTGGCGGTTTTGCCCGCTTTGGATTATCCCCTTCCAGAACTGGCGGGATCCGTGGGCAAAGCGTTGCTGGAAATTGGCTTGGTGGGGCTGGGGGCAGTGGTAGCCGGTATTTGGCTGGTGCCCAGTTTTCTACGTCTTTTGGCCCAGCAGGAGAGCAAAGAGGTGTTCTTGCTGGGGGTGATTAGCCTCTGTGTGGGCATTGCCCTGCTGACGGATCGCATTGGTATTTCCAGCGAGATTGGGGCTTTCATTGCCGGTTTGATGATCTCGGAGGTGGAATACGCCGATCAAACCCTGGACTATGTAGAACCTCTGCGGGATGTCTTTGCTGCCCTCTTTTTTGCCGCCATCGGCATGTTGATCGATCCCAGCTTTATTGCCAGCCATCTGCTGTTGATCCTGACATTGGTGGGATTGGTGATGGTGGGCAAGTTTCTGATCATTGCCCCATTGGTACGGCTGTTTCGTTACTCCCTCGCAGCGGCAGTGGCGGTGGGATTGGGCCTGTCCCAGATTGGCGAGTTCTCGTTTGTGTTGGCTAGCGAAGGGCAATCTTTGGGGTTGGTGTCGCGGCAAACCTATCTCCTGATCGTCAGTACCACTGCGCTCACCTTGCTCATCACTCCCTTTCTCTTGAAGTTGGCGCCCCGCCTTTTTGCCTGGCTAGAAGGGATCCCTGCTGTTGCCCGTTGGTTGGAATCGGGGGAGCGACCCCGAGCGGTTGCTCCGGATACCCCCGCCCGTGGGCATGTGGTGGTGTGTGGGTATGGACAGGTGGGGCAAGACATCGTGCGGCTGTTGGAGTCCCGTCAGCATGAGCTGCTGGTGATCGACCAATCGGAGCGGGTGGTGCAGCAATTGCGTTCCCGTGGGATCCCTTACTTGTATGGCAATGCTGCCAGTGCGCTGGTGCTGGAAAAAGCCAATCTCCCCCAAGCGCGTACCCTGGTGATTGCCCTGCCGGATCGCATAAGCATCCGCCTTTGCTTGAAACGAGCTCTGGAATTGGCCCCTCAGTTGGATGTGGTGGTGCGAGCCACCCACAAAGAAGACATCGAACAGCTCTACCAGTTGGGAGCAACGGAGGTTGTTCATCCCGAGTTTGAGGCCAGTCTGGGGTTGTGCAGCCATGTGCTGCTGGAATTGGGAGAACCTCTGGCCATCATTCAGCAGGAGATCCTGGCGATTCGCAACAGCCATTACCGCGATCTCCGCCCTTTGCATCCCAGCTGTTTGATCCCCACCCCCCTCAGCTGGCTGACGCAGCAAGCTGCCCTTTCCTCCTCCCCAGAAGCCCCTGCCAACAGCAACGGCAGCCATGGCAGTACCAAACCGGCATCCCACTTGGCTTGGTGGGAACATTGGCAACGCCCTGCCCACTACCACTAA
- the dnaG gene encoding DNA primase: MSGLPPDTIHLVRQKADLVEVVAEKVVLRKQGKNFVGLCPFHNDRKPSFQVSPSKQIYKCFSCGAGGDVLRFVSQMEHLSFAEAVRKLAQRYHVPLPEGSRQERQAYERQLSHQEKLLEILALAADFYQHALRSQVGAAARQYLYSRHLSEETLQKFQVGFAPPGWQSLYEYLVNQKRQPVKLLEDAGLLVARQQGSGHYDRFRHRIMLPIFDGQGRVIGFAGRALGDEHPKYLNSPETELFNKSQVVYGLNFAREAILKADQALVVEGYFDVMALHQAGIQQTVAAMGTALTPQQVKTLLRYTESKRLIFNFDADRAGLNAATRAIESIEEQARRGEVELRILTLPAGKDADEFLREHPVSEFQTLLNQAPLWLDWQIEQVLAGRDLSRASDFQQAHQAFVRLLAGLGGQWRSLYLHRVAELLSRGNGRLSRDLEEELRRGVRQYRWAKPEQPSPAKGSKLLQSESHLLQIFLHFCEYRREIREALLERELQFSFRPHRDLWQRILELVYAQPELETQEEPLLTALRTICAHDEQLNERLSHLLWLDENTRVALMRPRIVVRAAIANMELEIRQKRYRYWTQLWDQAFSEGNTALAAQYQASIQQEYQAIQSLQRDVQLSLEDMLETPLAEDWI; this comes from the coding sequence ATGAGCGGTCTGCCCCCCGATACGATTCATCTGGTGCGCCAAAAGGCCGATCTCGTCGAGGTGGTGGCCGAAAAAGTGGTGCTACGCAAGCAGGGTAAAAATTTTGTTGGGCTATGCCCCTTCCACAATGACCGCAAACCCAGCTTTCAGGTCAGCCCCAGCAAACAGATCTATAAGTGCTTCTCCTGTGGTGCCGGCGGGGATGTGCTGCGTTTTGTCAGCCAAATGGAGCATCTCTCCTTTGCCGAGGCAGTGCGCAAGTTGGCCCAGCGCTACCATGTGCCCCTCCCCGAGGGATCCCGGCAGGAGCGACAAGCCTACGAACGGCAACTTTCCCACCAAGAAAAGCTGCTGGAGATCCTGGCCTTAGCCGCCGACTTTTATCAGCATGCCCTCCGATCCCAGGTCGGAGCTGCTGCCCGGCAATACCTATACAGTCGCCACCTGAGCGAAGAAACCCTGCAGAAATTTCAGGTTGGCTTTGCCCCGCCCGGCTGGCAATCTTTATATGAGTACTTGGTTAATCAAAAGCGCCAACCGGTCAAGCTGCTGGAAGATGCCGGATTGTTGGTCGCCCGTCAACAGGGATCCGGCCATTATGACCGCTTCCGACACCGGATCATGCTGCCCATTTTTGATGGGCAAGGCCGGGTGATCGGGTTTGCTGGGCGTGCCCTCGGGGATGAGCACCCCAAGTACCTCAATTCCCCTGAGACCGAACTCTTCAACAAAAGCCAGGTGGTCTATGGTCTGAACTTTGCCCGCGAGGCCATTCTCAAAGCGGATCAAGCTTTGGTGGTGGAAGGGTATTTTGACGTGATGGCTCTGCATCAGGCCGGGATCCAACAGACGGTGGCGGCCATGGGTACAGCCCTCACCCCGCAACAGGTCAAGACCTTACTGCGCTACACCGAGTCCAAGCGCCTCATTTTTAATTTTGATGCCGATCGGGCCGGATTGAATGCGGCAACTCGGGCCATCGAGTCGATTGAAGAGCAGGCGCGGCGAGGAGAAGTGGAACTGCGCATTCTCACCCTTCCCGCTGGTAAAGATGCGGATGAGTTCCTGCGGGAGCACCCGGTTTCTGAATTCCAAACCTTACTGAATCAAGCCCCCCTTTGGCTGGATTGGCAAATTGAACAGGTGCTCGCCGGTCGAGATCTGAGTCGGGCCAGCGACTTTCAACAGGCCCATCAAGCCTTTGTGCGATTGCTCGCCGGGTTGGGGGGGCAGTGGCGTTCGCTCTACTTACACCGAGTGGCCGAGTTACTCAGTCGGGGCAATGGTCGCCTCAGCCGCGATTTGGAAGAAGAACTGCGCCGGGGGGTACGACAATATCGTTGGGCCAAACCGGAACAACCTTCTCCCGCCAAGGGATCCAAACTCTTGCAATCGGAATCCCATCTGCTACAAATTTTTCTGCATTTTTGCGAGTACCGCCGTGAAATTCGGGAAGCTTTATTGGAGCGGGAATTGCAATTTAGCTTTCGCCCCCACCGGGATCTGTGGCAACGGATTTTGGAGCTGGTCTATGCTCAGCCGGAGCTGGAAACCCAAGAAGAACCTTTGCTCACAGCCTTGCGCACCATCTGTGCCCATGATGAACAGCTCAACGAGCGTCTCAGCCACTTGCTCTGGTTGGACGAGAATACCCGTGTGGCCTTGATGCGACCGCGGATTGTGGTGCGGGCTGCCATTGCCAACATGGAGCTGGAAATTCGCCAGAAACGGTATCGCTACTGGACACAACTGTGGGATCAAGCTTTTTCCGAAGGCAATACGGCCCTAGCTGCCCAGTACCAAGCCAGCATTCAACAGGAATACCAAGCGATTCAGTCTTTGCAACGGGATGTGCAACTGAGCCTGGAAGACATGCTAGAAACCCCGCTAGCTGAAGACTGGATTTGA
- a CDS encoding DUF1257 domain-containing protein, producing the protein MSHFSTLRTKITDAQILQNSLRDLGYSVKLGADVRGYNGQRVRADIVAQLEGDYDLGWSKNPDGSFDLIADLWGVAKKHNQTELINSINQKYAVNKTLAEVKRPGLNNANVKVVMH; encoded by the coding sequence ATGTCTCATTTTAGCACCTTGCGCACCAAGATCACGGATGCCCAAATCCTGCAAAACTCCCTGCGCGATCTCGGCTACAGCGTCAAGCTTGGCGCCGATGTGCGTGGCTACAATGGTCAGCGCGTTCGTGCCGACATCGTGGCCCAATTGGAAGGCGACTACGATCTGGGCTGGTCCAAGAACCCCGATGGTTCCTTTGATTTGATTGCCGATCTCTGGGGCGTGGCCAAGAAGCACAACCAAACTGAGTTGATCAACTCCATCAACCAGAAGTACGCCGTCAACAAAACCTTGGCGGAAGTGAAGCGTCCTGGCTTGAACAATGCCAACGTCAAAGTGGTGATGCACTAA
- a CDS encoding c-type cytochrome, with amino-acid sequence MLKIPIIKIIKPIIKIFGVLLLLGFIALLDPQGAFAEPDLALGAKVFQAKCIGCHLGGRNSLVAAKTLFLDALHEYHVDTPELIQAQVTKGKGAMPAFGKTLKPEEIESVAAYVLDRAEHNWSKS; translated from the coding sequence ATGCTCAAAATACCGATCATCAAAATTATCAAACCGATTATTAAGATCTTTGGAGTGCTTCTGCTGTTGGGTTTTATTGCCCTTCTCGACCCACAAGGGGCCTTCGCTGAGCCCGACTTAGCCCTAGGTGCCAAAGTCTTTCAAGCCAAGTGTATCGGGTGCCATTTGGGCGGACGCAATTCTTTGGTGGCAGCGAAAACTCTCTTTCTGGATGCTCTTCACGAGTACCACGTGGATACGCCGGAGTTGATCCAAGCTCAGGTCACGAAAGGGAAGGGAGCCATGCCTGCTTTTGGCAAGACCCTCAAACCGGAAGAGATCGAATCTGTAGCAGCCTACGTTTTGGATCGGGCAGAGCACAACTGGAGTAAGAGCTGA
- a CDS encoding ABC transporter ATP-binding protein — translation MTAATPPDAALGSDPQPQRESDWRLLRILWPYARRHLKLLLAALAFLPPLALADAVQPLILQRALDGPIAQAVERGDAILSGLWPYVALLILTVLVRWGFQSLEGYSSQKLGQLMTRDIRNDLFAHILALPAQFFDRTPVGKLITRITSDVEALGDVFSTGAVGIVSDLFTLGVIAVVMLSQRWDLGLLLILIVIPIAALVVWLQRRFRDANFRVREELSKLNSWIQENILGITVVQLFRRERLNGQIFQTINQRYIHEVDQTILYDSALSAILEWVSWLAVAALLWVGGQQVITAGTGMVREGLGGSLPTPSEPLTFGSLYAFILFSQRFFNPLRQLAEKFTALQSGFTAVERIDNILRLPIAIRDPLQPRPLPPSGGGEVRFENVFFAYTGDEWVLKNLNFTIHPGEKVALVGPTGAGKSSIIRLLCRLYDVSQGSIRIDGVDIREIAQAELHRRLGVILQDGFLFSGDIQQNITLGEGGSLAEVEQAARRLNLHEFICDLPQGYATPVRERGSNLSSGQKQLISFVRAMWRNPNILVLDEATASLDVGTEALIQSALETLLRDRTAIIIAHRLSTIRDVDRILVLQRGELKEQGSHAELMALNGIYANLYRLQDLGG, via the coding sequence GTGACTGCTGCGACTCCTCCAGATGCTGCCTTAGGTTCGGATCCCCAACCTCAACGGGAAAGTGATTGGCGACTGCTACGGATTCTCTGGCCTTATGCCCGTCGGCATCTGAAGTTGTTGCTGGCAGCTTTGGCCTTTTTGCCTCCGCTGGCTTTGGCGGATGCAGTACAGCCTTTGATCTTGCAGCGGGCCTTGGATGGCCCCATTGCTCAAGCAGTGGAACGAGGGGACGCGATCCTCTCCGGCCTTTGGCCCTATGTGGCGTTGTTGATCCTGACAGTCTTAGTGCGCTGGGGGTTTCAATCTTTGGAGGGCTATAGCAGCCAGAAGTTGGGCCAGTTGATGACACGGGATATCCGCAACGATCTGTTTGCCCATATCCTTGCTTTGCCGGCCCAGTTTTTTGATCGCACCCCAGTGGGCAAGTTGATCACCCGCATCACCAGCGATGTGGAGGCATTGGGAGATGTCTTTTCCACCGGGGCCGTGGGGATTGTCAGTGACCTCTTTACCCTGGGGGTGATCGCGGTGGTGATGCTCAGTCAGCGTTGGGATCTGGGCCTGCTTCTGATTCTGATCGTCATCCCTATTGCTGCCCTTGTGGTTTGGTTGCAGCGCCGCTTCCGGGATGCCAACTTCCGGGTTCGGGAGGAACTCTCTAAACTCAATTCTTGGATCCAGGAGAACATTCTGGGCATCACGGTGGTGCAACTGTTTCGGCGAGAACGGCTGAACGGTCAAATTTTTCAAACCATCAACCAGCGCTACATCCACGAAGTCGATCAAACCATTCTCTACGACTCGGCCCTGTCGGCCATTTTAGAGTGGGTCTCCTGGCTAGCGGTAGCAGCCCTGCTCTGGGTGGGGGGACAGCAGGTGATCACCGCCGGGACAGGGATGGTACGAGAAGGGTTGGGGGGATCCCTGCCTACCCCGAGTGAACCCCTGACCTTCGGTAGTTTGTATGCCTTTATTCTCTTTTCCCAGCGGTTTTTCAACCCGCTGCGGCAGTTGGCGGAAAAATTCACCGCCTTGCAGTCTGGGTTTACTGCCGTCGAGCGGATTGATAACATTCTCCGCTTACCGATCGCCATTCGGGATCCCTTGCAACCGCGTCCCCTACCTCCTTCGGGAGGAGGGGAAGTGCGCTTTGAGAATGTTTTTTTTGCTTACACCGGCGATGAATGGGTGCTGAAAAATCTCAACTTTACGATTCACCCTGGGGAAAAAGTGGCATTGGTGGGGCCGACTGGAGCCGGGAAAAGCTCGATTATCCGCCTATTGTGTCGTCTTTACGATGTCAGCCAGGGATCCATCCGCATTGACGGTGTGGATATCCGGGAGATTGCCCAAGCCGAACTGCACCGACGGCTGGGGGTGATCCTACAGGATGGATTTCTTTTTTCTGGGGATATCCAGCAAAACATTACCCTTGGGGAAGGAGGAAGTCTGGCGGAGGTGGAGCAGGCCGCCCGTCGGCTCAACCTGCACGAGTTCATCTGCGATTTACCCCAAGGCTATGCCACACCCGTACGGGAGCGGGGCAGCAACTTGTCTAGCGGCCAAAAGCAGCTGATCAGCTTTGTGCGGGCCATGTGGCGGAATCCGAACATTTTAGTGTTGGACGAGGCCACCGCCAGTTTGGATGTGGGGACAGAAGCCCTGATCCAGTCGGCCCTAGAAACCTTGCTCCGGGATCGCACCGCCATCATCATTGCCCACCGCCTCTCCACCATCCGCGATGTGGATCGAATTTTGGTCCTGCAACGGGGGGAACTTAAAGAACAGGGATCCCATGCTGAGCTGATGGCCCTTAATGGCATCTATGCCAACCTCTATCGCCTGCAAGATCTGGGAGGATAG
- a CDS encoding DUF4278 domain-containing protein has product MELSYRGIDYNYTPATAEVSPGKVGGRYRGLDWRFRHLTKPVVLPTNLDMLYRGVAYHTDHTEAPTKVAQPAQPVAEPASMAAPSHTHALDELSRSLMMSHQRAIRIRQQAMLVRGVEHIGLHANVRGFWNRIQGKVHPTFRLNYDRSHVSMS; this is encoded by the coding sequence ATGGAACTCTCTTACCGTGGTATTGACTACAATTACACTCCCGCCACAGCGGAAGTCTCTCCGGGCAAAGTGGGTGGCCGCTATCGGGGTTTGGACTGGCGGTTCCGCCATCTGACCAAGCCGGTGGTGTTGCCCACCAATCTGGATATGCTCTATCGGGGCGTGGCCTATCACACAGATCACACAGAAGCTCCTACAAAAGTGGCTCAGCCCGCTCAACCGGTGGCAGAACCCGCTTCAATGGCGGCTCCTAGCCATACCCATGCCTTGGATGAACTGTCCCGCAGCTTGATGATGAGCCATCAACGGGCGATTCGGATCCGTCAGCAAGCCATGTTGGTTCGCGGTGTGGAACACATTGGTCTACACGCCAATGTGCGGGGATTTTGGAATCGCATTCAGGGCAAAGTCCACCCCACTTTTCGGCTTAACTACGACCGTAGCCATGTCAGCATGAGCTGA
- a CDS encoding AAA family ATPase: MQELDILIQAQYPLLYLLTPEEERAEAALAAIARALKPQRRLFIWTVTHGIVEYGNPRSLTQHNTQSPQPAIQWVMEQKDPAICVFKDLHDFLDNTEVKRWIRDAIFSLKGSHKTILLMSPVQVVPVELEKDICVVDFPLPDMATLERTLNRQLEQTPRSGSLTPDTREKLVKAALGLTQDEAEKVYRKAVVMHGRLSEAEVEIVLSEKKQLIRRNGILEFIEEDETIDAVGGLEELKRWLSQRSGAFTERARAYGLPQPKGMLILGVPGCGKSLIAKTTARLWGLPLLRLDMGRVYDGSTVGKSEANLRSALRTAESLAPAILFIDELDKAFAGSAGSSDSDGGTSSRIFGSFLTWMQEKRSPVFVMATANRVDRLPGEFLRKGRFDEIFFVDLPNTTERMEILEIHLKKRRRDISRFDLRQLAVACEGFSGAEIEQVLIAAMYEAFAQNREFTQLDILAATKATQPLSRTMMEQVVALREWAQQRARPAAASVAEYQRLEF; the protein is encoded by the coding sequence ATGCAAGAGCTAGACATCCTGATTCAAGCTCAATACCCACTGCTCTACCTGCTCACCCCCGAGGAGGAACGGGCGGAAGCAGCCCTGGCAGCGATTGCCCGCGCCCTTAAGCCCCAGCGGCGCTTGTTCATCTGGACGGTCACCCACGGCATTGTCGAGTACGGCAACCCCCGCAGCCTCACCCAGCACAATACTCAGTCCCCCCAGCCTGCCATTCAGTGGGTGATGGAGCAAAAGGATCCCGCCATTTGTGTCTTTAAGGATCTGCACGACTTCCTGGACAATACTGAGGTGAAGCGTTGGATCCGCGATGCCATCTTCAGCCTCAAGGGATCCCACAAAACCATCCTCCTCATGTCGCCGGTGCAAGTGGTGCCGGTAGAGCTGGAGAAAGACATCTGTGTGGTGGATTTCCCTCTACCGGATATGGCCACCCTCGAGCGCACCCTGAATCGCCAACTGGAACAAACGCCCCGTTCTGGATCCCTGACCCCCGACACCCGTGAGAAGCTGGTTAAAGCCGCCCTTGGCCTGACCCAAGATGAAGCGGAAAAGGTGTACCGCAAGGCCGTGGTGATGCACGGTCGCCTCAGCGAAGCAGAAGTTGAAATCGTCCTCTCCGAGAAAAAGCAGCTGATCCGTCGCAATGGCATTCTGGAGTTCATCGAAGAAGACGAAACCATTGATGCCGTTGGGGGACTAGAAGAGCTGAAGCGCTGGCTTTCCCAACGTTCTGGGGCTTTTACCGAGCGGGCTCGGGCCTATGGGTTGCCCCAACCGAAAGGGATGCTCATTTTAGGGGTGCCCGGCTGTGGCAAGTCCTTGATTGCCAAAACGACAGCCCGTCTTTGGGGTTTGCCCCTGCTGCGTCTGGATATGGGCCGCGTTTACGATGGCTCCACAGTGGGTAAATCGGAAGCCAACCTGCGCAGTGCTCTGCGGACTGCTGAGTCGTTGGCCCCAGCCATTTTGTTTATCGATGAATTGGACAAAGCCTTTGCCGGATCTGCCGGATCAAGCGATTCCGATGGGGGCACCTCCAGCCGTATCTTCGGCTCTTTCTTGACCTGGATGCAGGAGAAGCGTTCCCCAGTGTTTGTGATGGCAACCGCCAACCGAGTGGATCGTCTACCAGGGGAATTTCTGCGTAAGGGTCGCTTTGATGAAATCTTTTTTGTGGATCTGCCCAACACCACTGAGCGGATGGAGATCCTGGAAATTCACCTGAAAAAGCGGCGGCGCGACATTAGCCGCTTTGACCTGCGCCAGCTGGCGGTGGCCTGTGAGGGTTTTTCTGGCGCAGAGATTGAACAAGTTTTGATTGCTGCCATGTACGAAGCCTTTGCCCAGAATCGCGAATTTACGCAGCTGGACATTTTGGCAGCAACGAAAGCAACTCAGCCGCTATCCCGCACCATGATGGAGCAGGTGGTAGCGTTGAGGGAATGGGCCCAGCAGCGGGCTCGGCCAGCAGCAGCCTCTGTGGCCGAGTACCAGCGGCTGGAGTTCTAG
- a CDS encoding phosphoglycerate kinase, with amino-acid sequence MAKQTLGSLLSSGFDLTGKRVLVRADFNVPLDPEGNITDDTRIRAALPTIQALISAGARVILTSHLGRPIKKDKETGAIKITREGNSLTPVAGRLSELLGQSVAFAPDCVGPEAEAVVNGLENGQVALLENVRFHPEEEDNNPEFAQQLASLADLFVNDAFGTAHRAHASTEGVTAYLQPSVAGYLVEKELQFLSGAIDNPQRPLAAIIGGSKVSSKIGVIEALLEKVDKLLLGGGMIFTFYQAQGLKTGKSLVESDKLDLAKSLMQKAQERGVELLLPVDVVVADKFDKDAEAQTVAIDGIPDEWMGLDIGPESVKAFQAALQGCKTVIWNGPMGVFEFDRFAVGTEAIARTLADLTQAGAITIIGGGDSVAAVEKVGLANQMTHISTGGGASLELLEGKVLPGIAALTEA; translated from the coding sequence ATGGCCAAGCAAACACTGGGATCCCTGCTGTCATCCGGCTTCGATTTGACAGGCAAACGAGTGCTCGTGCGGGCCGATTTTAATGTCCCTCTGGATCCTGAAGGCAACATCACCGATGACACCCGCATTCGGGCCGCCTTACCCACCATCCAAGCTCTCATCAGTGCCGGGGCACGGGTTATTCTCACCAGCCACCTAGGCCGTCCCATTAAAAAAGACAAAGAAACTGGTGCCATCAAAATTACCCGTGAGGGCAATAGCCTTACCCCCGTGGCCGGTCGTCTCTCCGAACTGCTGGGTCAGTCAGTTGCCTTTGCCCCCGATTGCGTTGGCCCTGAGGCTGAAGCCGTAGTGAATGGCCTAGAGAACGGACAAGTGGCTTTGCTGGAAAATGTCCGTTTTCACCCTGAAGAAGAAGACAACAACCCCGAATTTGCTCAGCAGTTGGCCTCCCTCGCCGACCTATTTGTCAACGATGCCTTCGGTACAGCTCACCGCGCCCATGCTTCTACAGAAGGGGTAACCGCATACCTCCAGCCCTCTGTCGCCGGCTATCTGGTGGAAAAAGAATTGCAATTTCTCTCCGGGGCCATCGACAATCCCCAGCGCCCCCTAGCAGCAATCATCGGTGGCTCCAAAGTCTCTAGCAAAATTGGTGTCATTGAAGCCCTGTTGGAAAAGGTGGATAAACTCCTCCTGGGTGGCGGCATGATCTTCACCTTCTACCAAGCCCAAGGGCTGAAAACCGGCAAATCCTTGGTGGAAAGCGACAAGCTGGATTTGGCCAAGTCCCTGATGCAGAAAGCCCAAGAGCGTGGGGTGGAGCTGTTGCTGCCGGTGGACGTCGTGGTAGCCGACAAGTTCGACAAAGATGCCGAGGCCCAAACCGTTGCCATTGATGGCATCCCCGACGAATGGATGGGTTTGGATATTGGCCCGGAATCCGTCAAGGCGTTTCAGGCCGCCCTGCAAGGGTGTAAAACCGTGATTTGGAATGGGCCAATGGGCGTGTTTGAATTTGATCGCTTTGCTGTTGGTACAGAAGCCATTGCCCGCACCCTCGCGGATTTGACCCAAGCCGGAGCCATCACCATTATTGGCGGTGGGGATTCTGTAGCAGCGGTCGAAAAAGTGGGTTTGGCCAACCAAATGACCCACATCTCCACAGGTGGTGGAGCAAGCCTAGAACTGCTAGAGGGCAAAGTGCTACCCGGCATCGCCGCACTCACAGAAGCCTGA